Genomic segment of Mycoplasmopsis edwardii:
TGCTCCTAATATATATTTTAATATTATATATTAAAAATCGTTTTTAAGGATAAATAAAAGCCGCACCACTAAAGGCGCGGCAAATTTTATATTATTCAAATATTAATTTGTTATTAACTATTTTATATTTATTATTATTTACAAAATTATCACTATTTTCTAATTTATATTCAAAGTCATCAATATTATCAAAAATGCCCCTTGCTGCTAGCATAATTAAGTCGTAAACCATAATCATTGCTCTAACATCATTTTCGCAATATCTTTTAAGTTCTGGGACAATGTTGTTAAATCAAACTCCATCATTTGTAGCCCCTAAATATCTGTTAGAAGCCTCAAACATAGCCATTGTTCCTTTTTGTATTTTTAACTCTGCATAAGGTGTAATTAAGTTTTTAAGTTGGAATTTATTTTCAGTAATAAAATGTTCTATTTTTTTAATTGAATAAAAGTATTTTAAGTACCCAATATGGAAATTAGCAATGCTATCAGGTAATGATTCTAAGCTTTCTAATTTTTCAAATTTTAATTTGTTATCAACAATTTCGAATTTGAAAAGATTATCAATTTCAACTTCAGAATTATCTTTCACTTTTCTTGGCTTGAAAACTTCTAATAAATCCACTGTATGTTTATTAATATGATCTATTCTATTAATAATTTCATTTTTCGCATCTTCAACATTTATTGTTTTGTAATGGTTAACTAATCAGTTTTTAAACTCTTCACTTGATTCCCCTATATCATTTAAAGAGTCAATCACTATTTTGCGTATTTCCTTATTTCTTGAATTTTCATATGTTTTATTATAGACAACAAAGAAATCAGCTTTGTCTGCATATATAGCATCAATTATTTGTACAAAGTCTTTTAAGTTTAAACTCTTTGGATCAACAACAATATTTTCTTTTGAAATATCATGCCCATTTTGTGTGACAATTACAGAAACCTGGCTAACAACTTGTTGATAGCTACCAACACCATTAAAAGGCGAGATTATGTCTGCGAACCCTTCATAATCGTATCATGAGATTCTTGCATCTTTAATATGTAATTGTTTAATTTTATTTAATGATTCAACATTAAATATATCACTTACTTTTGTTAAACTCTCAATTCTGTTTTTTAAATCATCAATATTATTATATGAATCCATTCTGGCTACTGTTCCCGAAAGTTGAACATAATCGTATCCACGATCTTTAAAGCATATTTCTCTCAAGGCATTTGTAATTTCTTTTCTATTGCTTATGAAAACTTTATCAATTACAAAGCTATCAATATTAATTTTATAATTAAAGTTCTCTGTGTTTTTTAGTCAATAATCAAGCACACTAAATGCATTTTTATTTTTTTCGATATCTCCAACCTTTGAAGCAAAATATAAAATTGCATCAATGTTAACAGATTCGCCAAATGTAATAAATGCTTGCATAATGATTTCTTGATATCATCTAAATGCTTCAAATTTAGCTATTTCTGGATTTTTTAATTTAACATGTTTTAAAGGTAATATTGCTAAGTTCTTTCCTAACAAGTTTCCATGTTCGTATTCTGTGAACATATTTTTCCATCTATCATCACCATCATATTTTTTCTCATTAAATAAATCAATATTCTGGTCATAAAATGAGTTTAGATATTCTAAATTATCCATCGCGAATACAGAACCATCTGTTCTATATTTAGAACTTAAAATTCTAGATTCTCTTGCTGTTTCTAAAAATGTGTGTTCATTTTCATAATGTTTAATTACTCTCGGAAGATTGTAATTGGTGTTTTCAACAACATATTTATCACTATATAACAATAAACCCATTCCTGTTTTATTCATAAACCTATGAATATTTATTGCATAGTCCATTGCTAGTTTTTCGAGAGCCATTGCGCCTTCAGATGCATATGCTGATTTAGTAATAAAGAAATTGATTTCGCCTTTTTTAGATCTCTTAAAAAGATTGTCCCTTGGATCAATAATTATGTTACTGATGTCTGATAATTTGATGTTTAAACGTTCAAATATTTTGTACATATAGAAAGCTAAATAGTTGGTTTCATTTTTTGCTCTCGAAGTATATGAAAGTATATATAAATTAACCTTTCCGCCTTCTATATGTATTGCAAACGGATTTGCAGTAAATTTAAATTTTTGTTCTTTATAAATTTCATCAATACCAATAACTGGATTAATTATTAATGAATTTGTGTCTTTCACTACAAGTTCATTAATTAATTTGATTGTTGATGAAATCTTGTTTTCCATATCTAGTGTTTGAGATATGACTTGGATATTTTCTTGTTCTACATTTAATTCGGTAATAAGAAAATCTTGTGCTCTGTTTTTAAAATTATAATAATTTGAAGCAATGATTTCGATGTAATTTTTTTCTTCCTCTTCTTTCACTTCTAAACCAATTTCGTGTAATCTAGATGAAATATATCCAGTACCCTCTTCATCGATTTTAGCGAAATCAAATGTTGCTTTCATATCGCTATCCAAACCATCGCCATCGTCTTCATTATTTTCGCTGTCTTTATTTTGGTAGTCTGTTTTATTTAAAATGTTTTGTAAATCCTGTAATATGTTTTTCTTATTAAAAATTAAAGCGGGATTCATTCCAAATACTCTGCTGAATGTAGATCAATTAACTAAAACAAAATCATTTTTATTTTTCATAATTTCCCTTCTCATCATATTTAATTTTTTTAAACTTCTAACATTTTAAAATTTTGTATTTAGACTCCCTAAGAACCTTTTCCACTCTTTTTTGTTAAAAAAATCCTGAAAACCACAAAAAGTAGACAAAATCCATTTTTATAATTTTCTTGAAAATTATACTAAATAAAAAATCTATATATATGTGTAAAATATAAAATTTTTTCAAAAATACCTTTAGCACTATATATAATGCTTAAACGTATTTTTTAAGTATAAAAAAGAACGCTAAAAATTAACGTTCTATGATCTCATTTTTATCTAAATTGTAAATTTTGCTCGGTTTTCCTGATGGCTTACCAAAGTTAAAAACTTGCTTAATTTCGGGAAAAGTTTCACTTGCTTTTTCTATATCAATCACTGGTTGACCAGAGATATTTGCGCTAGACATATATATTGGACCAAGCTTATCAATTAAGTCCAAGAGACCTTTTTGATTCGGCATTCTAAACCCTTGATTATTAATTATTATCGATACATTTCCAGGTCAATATTTCTTAGCAATTTCTTCTGCTTCAGAAGTTCATTCTTTGAATTGTTTAAGTTGTTCGTATGAACTAACTAGTATAATAATTTTCTTATCAAGAGGTCTTTTTTTGATCTCATAAATTTCTTTAAGTGTTTGGTTTGAAACTTTGCCCCCAATACCTACAACAGTGTCTGTTGTCGATACAAATAGGTTGCTATATTTTTCTTCCATAAAATAATTATAAGACTTTTTAGCTTTGAAGTAATTATTTTTAAAAACTATATGGATAAAAGTTTATAATTATAAATATGAAAAAGTTATTTAATTTATTATTGTTATTTGCACCTATTACGCTAGCAAGTGTAACCTCTTGTCAAGCGCCAGATACAACTAAAACTGAAAGTACAAAAAACAAAATTGAAAACAAAGGAACTGGTTCATCTACAAATTCAACCACAAGTGGCCAAGGTTCTAAAAAAGAAGATCCTGTTACAAAACCAGGTAATAGTTCAAGTTCAACAGGAACTCAAGATAGTTCAGATACTAATGTAAGTCAACCTACTAAAAAAGTAGCTAAGAAAGTGGTTGCTTTATCCACTAATCAAGAAAATAATAGTTCGCCAGTTGTTATTAGTATGTTTTTAGAAACATCATTTGAAGAAACTGACTTAACTAAATTTAAACTGAAATTAATGAATAATGCAAAAATCTTTAATCCAACAAGTTTTTCAGGTAACAAACTTGTTTTTGTTCTTGGAGGATTAAAGGGTAATACAGAGTTTACAATTGAATATGTTAAGCATGATGAAAATGATTTTGAATTTAACCAAAGAGTTAATAAATCATTTAGAACATTAGAGAATAATGAGTCAAATAATGAGCCAGGTGAAGCAAAACCAGGAGAAGATCCATTTGGGGGGTCAAACACTCCTAATTTCCCATGATTGAACAGGGATTATAGTGCAGAAAATTCATACCCAAGCAACGCAACTGGATTTACAGTTGTTGATCCTCAAGTTATTTATAAAGAAATTTATGACAGAACATTCTCAGTTAAATTTGGAGTAAACTTAGAACCAGATGCTACAAAACCTGTTTCATTCATGTCAACAGCTTCAGGTACAACTTGATTACTTGACTATCACAAAGTTGATGAAAATAAATACAAATTATTCTTTGCAACAAACTTACACGTTATGGCAGAATTCTCTAACTCATTAACAGATCAATTAAATAGACAATTAAATTACGAAGACTTTAGAGGGATAAAAGTTAACTCTATTTCTTTAGGTAAATCTAAGGTAGATCAAACATCATTCCCTGATAGAGAAAATCGTTATCCATATTCAAGAGAAGATAATTTCACAGCGAAATACTATGCTTCAGATAGTAAGTTTACAAATATAGGCGAAAGTGATAGAGCATCAGATAAAACTTTATTTACACCAGGTATTACTTCACAACCTAAAATTGTTTTTGCAGGATATGATTTTATAGATAGACAATATATGCAAGATTATCAAGAAGATCTTAAACAACAAGCAAGAAAAAGATTAGAAGAACTTGATTCAAGCGATGACGAATATAAAAACCTAAAAAGAACTTTAGACAATAATGAGTTTATTCCTTCATACACAGACTTTGGTATTTTTGAAATTGATATTGATTTATCATTAATGGATGAAACATTCAGATCATGAGTTTCTAAAGCTATTAATGGTCTTAACAGTTATTTAACAAGACTTAAAAACACAACAAAACTTCCTAACCAGGATAAAAGTATTTCGTCATACATGCAAACAATGGATTATGTAACAGCAAATAACACAAACGACACATCTGGTAATAACCTTAAAAATGCCAGAGACTTATTTATTGGTGGTTACTCCGGAAAAGGTGGTGGTAATGCTTTCTGATCAAGAAATAATCCAATTGAAAGACAATCAGAATCTGAATCTTCATACAATAGATTAAATAAAAACAATAAGAACTCATTTGCATATGCTTCAGGTCATCATGAAGAAAAAATGGGATTCAATGGTCCATCAATTTATACATCTGTTTTTGGTAGAACGTTAGCACACTACTATGGTTACAATTTAACTGTTAGATATTCATCATTAACATATGGTTCATCAGGTTCTGTTGTGTATAATGAATTTGGACAAATAGTTGGTGTTTATAACCAAGTTAGTGCAGATGTTGATACCGATGACTTATTAAGGGAAGCGAGATTCTTATCATTATTATTAGCTAAAGATCAAACAATTAACAATAAAACAATCAAAGCTTATAACTTAATTGATGGTACAGATAAATCCAAATATCCAGCTCAAACAGCTTCATTTAGACAAAACTTAATGAAAATTTATCCAAACGGGTTTGCTGATGGAAGATTTAATACAGCACTGTTCCCTGAAGGATTTAAGAAGGATTAGAAAACAATGAGAAATGTAAAAGATTTTAAAAAGTTTAATGACTATAAAAACGAAATTGCTTCAACTGTATTAGAAGAAGTTAAAACAAAAGTTAAAGCAGCAGTTGATATTGATGAAGTAAGAAGTGCAAAAACCAAAAGTAAAATAGCAATAGGATTGTTTATGTTGGGTACACTTTTTGTGATTATAAGTATTGTTCTTATTTTGAAAAAAGTGGAAGTTGGGGCAATAGGATATATTTCATTACTTGTTATAACATTTATTATTTTTATAATTGCTATAGTTATTTTTGCTATGGTTAAAAAGACAAAAAAAGCAGTTAGAGAAAAAATATTAAGGTCTTTAAACATTAATGAACTATATAGAAAAGCCTTCGAAACACTTGACAAAGGGATTTCATATGATCCAAAACAATATAAAGGAGATATGATAAATTACAATGAACTTCAATTATTTAAATCACATGTGCCATTAGGAGCAGATCTTCATACGGCATCATCAGAAGTTCAATGAAAAATTGATGATACTTATGATGTTGCGTTAATTAACGCAATTTGAAAATATGAAACCAGAGATAGAAAAGGTAACAAAGAAACAACATTTCATAACTCATCATTAATCAAAATTGATACAAGACCGTTAAAAGAAAAAAGTTTTAAATTCTCTTTATTCACCTCAAGTAACCATAAAAAAATTGATTTAGAAAATAAACAATTCTCAAAAGTATTTAAAGTTCGCTCTGATGATGAATTAAAAATTAGGCAAATGTACACACCATTATCAATGGAATTATCATTAGAAAGATATAGAGATAATAACGAAACAAAAGTTAAAAATTTTGAAGTTCTTTCAACAGGTGATGCAATTTATATTTGATTTGTTGCAGATCTTAATTTTATGTTTATAGATATTCCAACAAGTCTTGAAGAAAGAGTTCTTGTAAAATCAATTTATGAAGATTTCATGATTGATACATATACATTTTATTACTTGTTATCAATTCTTTATATCCCGATATACTTACAATAAAATTAAAAAACTATTAGTGTTATACTAATAGTTTTTGTAAGGAGAAAAAATGAAAGATAAAAACGAAATAAGTTTCTGAAAATTATTTTGATTTATTATCAAAATAACCTTTATCGGTTTTGGTGGCGGAAACGCATTAATGCCGGTTATTAAGAAAGAAATTGTTGATAAAAATAATTGAATGACATTAGAAGAATTTGATGAAATTGTAATTGTCACAAATATGTTGCCAGGTGCTTCAGTGATACAAACAATTTCATATATATCAATCAAATTATTAGGCAAATGAAAAGGCATTATAGTTACTTTATTTGCTATTTTACCACATGTGCTTTTTGCGTTTGGTCTGTTATTACTTTTTAACAAAATACCATCACATTATATTAAGATAGTTTCTGTTGGTGTTTTAGTATCAATCATCGCTTTCTTAATTGAGTTTGGTGTTAGATATTTAAAACAATCAGCAAAATCACTAAGAGCGCCACTTTGAATTATTGTATTCATCTTCTCTCTTTCTTTTTGTTTATTTGTACCAAGCCCATACAATATCCCTATAATAGCCATATTAACTGTTTTAGCTATCTATAGTATTTGTTATCTAATTACTAAGAAAAGAGGTAAAAAAAATGTTTAGTGCTCTTTTATTAGCATTACCTCTCTTAATACTAATCTCACTATCAGTTTTTGGTGGTGGGCAAGTATTTATGCCTGTATTTCAATGATTTTGAACATTTCTTAATAAGTTATTTAACATAAATATAAATGATGAAATTATTAATAATGTCTTCACTGTATCAAACTCAACACCAGGAGTTGTTTCTACTAAGTTCGCATTCTTCACTGGTTATTTAGTTTCAAATGCACAATGATGAGGTTTTTTAGCTGTATTTTTAACTTATTTAATATTTTGTCTACCAGCTATATTTATTATGCTTTTGACTATGAAATACATTCAAAAGTTTAAGACAAATACTTACATTAAGAATGCATTAATAATAATCAAACCTATTGTTGCAGGAATTATGATTTCATTAGCTTTACAACTATTTATCTCGATTTTTGCCCCAGAAATATTCTTTAATCAATCAAATAAATCGAGTTATGCGGGCTTGAGCACTTCACTTAATTACTTTGTCGGTTACAGAAATATCATACTTAAAATCTATATTCTTACAGGAATACCAGCTTCATATTTCTTAGTTAAAAAGAAATTTTCACTATTTTTAATAATCTTGATTAATGTAGTTATTTCGCTTATTTTATTTGCTATTCCATATGCATAAAAAACAATGCCAAATAAGCATTGTTTTTTTTAGTACTCAACTTGATTTTCGGTTTGTTCATTTAATTCTCTCAAAATATCTCTTTTAAAAAATATCTTTTCTAATAAAAGGTTTAACACCGGGATAGTAAAGAAGAATAAGACTGAAACTGAATATAAAAGAATTGGAACTCAGTTTGAAATTAATTTATTTGCTTTTCCGGCTCAGAAAACTCCTCAACTTGAAGGATTGATATTATCGGTAAATAAGTTTTGGATTTGGAAGAATAAGTATGCTAATTCCATAAATAAAATCCCTGTCACAGAAATAGCTGCGGCAACATAAAATAAAATACCATTAATTTTCTTAGTTTCATGAATTTGATTTCTTTTGATTGTATACATAAAGATTGTTCCTCCATAGATCATGAAGAAGATAACTGTTGGATAATTTGAAACTGCATCAAATAAGATATCTGTTTCAAGAACAATACCCGGAACAATAAGTACTAAGAAGTAGAAAATTTCAATAATACTTAAGTAGAAAATGAATACTGAATTTTCCTTAAATCTTTTAAGTAAATAAGCACTACCAAATAACATTTTATTTTTAACTAAAACTAAAACTTCGTTTGTAAATGCTGATGAAATTCCATTTGTTACACCAAGCGCTGATATGAAAATAAAGAACATTACTATAGCTACAATTTTTGATGAAAACTCTTTTGGTAAAACATCAATAATTAACTCAAAGATTTCGCCTTTTGAATGTAAGATTGATGAAACAGCAATAAGTGAGTATAAAACAACAATTAAGATCATTCCGAATAAAATAGCTTTGGGTAATGTCTTTGTTGGATTTTTAGTTTTTTCAGAAACTGAACCTGATACTAAGAATGCATCATATGCAAATAATACAGCTGGTAAAGCAACTATAATACCTTTAATTGTAAAAGCATTCTTTAAGAATCCGTTTGATCCGCCATTATTGAATGTATTTGTGAAAAGAATACCTAGAAATAATGCAACAATTAATGGGACGAATTTAATAATTGTTATCATGAATTGGAAGTGCCCTGACATTCTTGCAGATAAAATGTTAAGCATCATAAAGAACACTGTAAATGATAGTCCCACAATTACATGCATTCAGATTTTTATTGAATCCTTGTCAACTACATGAATTGATACAAAGAAATAAAATAAAGCCTCTGAAGCAAAAATACCAATTACCGTATTTAATATTCCTCAATAGAAAATTGCATACGATATTGAAACATGGTATCCTAATTCTTTTTTTCTTGTGACTTTATAAACTCAGTTACTTAGTCCGATAAATTTTGAATTTGAAAATGATCCAATTTCAGCGAAGTTAATAGCTGCTGCAATAGAAATTAATCCACCAAGAACTCAAGCTAATAGTCATGAAATACCATCGCCATCAACGGCTTTAGAAACTGAACCGTTCTTAAAGAAAATTCCAATTCCAACAACAGAACCAATAATCATCATCATAGATAACAATAGTCCGATTTTTTTATGATTTTTCATATTCCTCCTTTTTTAATATTTACTAATATTACCACATACTTGATATATCAAGAGTAAAAAAGTTAACTTCCTGTTATTTTTGGATAAAAAAATAACTTTTCCAAGTTATTTTAAGAATTTTTCATCAAAAACCCCAATGTAAGGTAGGTTTCTTAACTTTTCTTTATAGTCTAAACCAAATCCGACAAGGAATTTGTCTTCTACTAAAAATCCTGAATAATCTGCTTTAAGAGCTGTTTTTCTATTATGTGGTTTATCCATTAAAGTTAAAATTTTAAATGATTTTGGCTTACGGCTTAATAGCATATTTTTAATTTTGTCTAGGGTAATTCCGCTATCAATAATATCTTCAACGATTAAAACATCTTTGCCTTCTATGTCTTGCGCTAAATCCATAATGATTTTAACACTACCTGATGTGGCATGTGAACCTGCATAACTACTAGCTGTAATAAAGTCAATTGAGTGGTCTACTTCAACTGTTTTAATTAATTGTGCTAAAAATGGAATTGAACCTTTTAATAAAGCAACTATTATTAAATCTTTTGAATCTTTATAAGTTTCATTTACTCAGTTTGAGCACTCTAAGATTTTTTCTTCAATAAATTCTTGTGAATATAAAATTTCTTTAATCATTGGGTGTTTTTTCATATTAATCCTTTCTTTATAAAAAAGACCGCAAGAAAATACGGTCTTATATTATTATAAGTGTTCTACTTTTAAAATTTTAATCATGAATTTCTTTTGAGCTTCAACTTCCACTTCTTCACCAGCAACTTTACCTAACATAGCAATAGCTAATGGGCTTTGTGTAGAGATTTTACCTTCAAATGGATCTGAATCGTGTGATCCTGTAATTTGAATTGTTTCAATTGTATTTCTTTCAAGGTTGTGGAATTCAACACGTGAGTTAATACTGATTGTTTCATCTGTTTTATTTGCATTTGAAGAAATAATATCAGCTTGGTCTAAAATTGCTTCAAGTTCTCTAATACGTCCTTCAACAATACCTTGTTTTTCTCTAGCTGCATCATACTCAGCATTTTCTGAAAGGTCACCTTGTGCACGTGCTTCCTTTAAAGCTTCTTGAACAGCCGGACGTTCAAAGTTAATTAAACGGTCGTATTCTTTTTTGTATTCATTGAATTTTTCTTGAGATAAAATTATTCTTTTGTTATTTGTATCGCTCATAATTACTCCATAAATTGTA
This window contains:
- a CDS encoding UU173 family protein, whose translation is MKNKNDFVLVNWSTFSRVFGMNPALIFNKKNILQDLQNILNKTDYQNKDSENNEDDGDGLDSDMKATFDFAKIDEEGTGYISSRLHEIGLEVKEEEEKNYIEIIASNYYNFKNRAQDFLITELNVEQENIQVISQTLDMENKISSTIKLINELVVKDTNSLIINPVIGIDEIYKEQKFKFTANPFAIHIEGGKVNLYILSYTSRAKNETNYLAFYMYKIFERLNIKLSDISNIIIDPRDNLFKRSKKGEINFFITKSAYASEGAMALEKLAMDYAINIHRFMNKTGMGLLLYSDKYVVENTNYNLPRVIKHYENEHTFLETARESRILSSKYRTDGSVFAMDNLEYLNSFYDQNIDLFNEKKYDGDDRWKNMFTEYEHGNLLGKNLAILPLKHVKLKNPEIAKFEAFRWYQEIIMQAFITFGESVNIDAILYFASKVGDIEKNKNAFSVLDYWLKNTENFNYKINIDSFVIDKVFISNRKEITNALREICFKDRGYDYVQLSGTVARMDSYNNIDDLKNRIESLTKVSDIFNVESLNKIKQLHIKDARISWYDYEGFADIISPFNGVGSYQQVVSQVSVIVTQNGHDISKENIVVDPKSLNLKDFVQIIDAIYADKADFFVVYNKTYENSRNKEIRKIVIDSLNDIGESSEEFKNWLVNHYKTINVEDAKNEIINRIDHINKHTVDLLEVFKPRKVKDNSEVEIDNLFKFEIVDNKLKFEKLESLESLPDSIANFHIGYLKYFYSIKKIEHFITENKFQLKNLITPYAELKIQKGTMAMFEASNRYLGATNDGVWFNNIVPELKRYCENDVRAMIMVYDLIMLAARGIFDNIDDFEYKLENSDNFVNNNKYKIVNNKLIFE
- a CDS encoding L-threonylcarbamoyladenylate synthase, whose product is MEEKYSNLFVSTTDTVVGIGGKVSNQTLKEIYEIKKRPLDKKIIILVSSYEQLKQFKEWTSEAEEIAKKYWPGNVSIIINNQGFRMPNQKGLLDLIDKLGPIYMSSANISGQPVIDIEKASETFPEIKQVFNFGKPSGKPSKIYNLDKNEIIER
- a CDS encoding MIP family Ig-specific serine endopeptidase, which produces MKKLFNLLLLFAPITLASVTSCQAPDTTKTESTKNKIENKGTGSSTNSTTSGQGSKKEDPVTKPGNSSSSTGTQDSSDTNVSQPTKKVAKKVVALSTNQENNSSPVVISMFLETSFEETDLTKFKLKLMNNAKIFNPTSFSGNKLVFVLGGLKGNTEFTIEYVKHDENDFEFNQRVNKSFRTLENNESNNEPGEAKPGEDPFGGSNTPNFPWLNRDYSAENSYPSNATGFTVVDPQVIYKEIYDRTFSVKFGVNLEPDATKPVSFMSTASGTTWLLDYHKVDENKYKLFFATNLHVMAEFSNSLTDQLNRQLNYEDFRGIKVNSISLGKSKVDQTSFPDRENRYPYSREDNFTAKYYASDSKFTNIGESDRASDKTLFTPGITSQPKIVFAGYDFIDRQYMQDYQEDLKQQARKRLEELDSSDDEYKNLKRTLDNNEFIPSYTDFGIFEIDIDLSLMDETFRSWVSKAINGLNSYLTRLKNTTKLPNQDKSISSYMQTMDYVTANNTNDTSGNNLKNARDLFIGGYSGKGGGNAFWSRNNPIERQSESESSYNRLNKNNKNSFAYASGHHEEKMGFNGPSIYTSVFGRTLAHYYGYNLTVRYSSLTYGSSGSVVYNEFGQIVGVYNQVSADVDTDDLLREARFLSLLLAKDQTINNKTIKAYNLIDGTDKSKYPAQTASFRQNLMKIYPNGFADGRFNTALFPEGFKKD
- a CDS encoding DUF3137 domain-containing protein, whose amino-acid sequence is MRNVKDFKKFNDYKNEIASTVLEEVKTKVKAAVDIDEVRSAKTKSKIAIGLFMLGTLFVIISIVLILKKVEVGAIGYISLLVITFIIFIIAIVIFAMVKKTKKAVREKILRSLNINELYRKAFETLDKGISYDPKQYKGDMINYNELQLFKSHVPLGADLHTASSEVQWKIDDTYDVALINAIWKYETRDRKGNKETTFHNSSLIKIDTRPLKEKSFKFSLFTSSNHKKIDLENKQFSKVFKVRSDDELKIRQMYTPLSMELSLERYRDNNETKVKNFEVLSTGDAIYIWFVADLNFMFIDIPTSLEERVLVKSIYEDFMIDTYTFYYLLSILYIPIYLQ
- a CDS encoding chromate transporter; this encodes MKDKNEISFWKLFWFIIKITFIGFGGGNALMPVIKKEIVDKNNWMTLEEFDEIVIVTNMLPGASVIQTISYISIKLLGKWKGIIVTLFAILPHVLFAFGLLLLFNKIPSHYIKIVSVGVLVSIIAFLIEFGVRYLKQSAKSLRAPLWIIVFIFSLSFCLFVPSPYNIPIIAILTVLAIYSICYLITKKRGKKNV
- a CDS encoding chromate transporter, which encodes MFSALLLALPLLILISLSVFGGGQVFMPVFQWFWTFLNKLFNININDEIINNVFTVSNSTPGVVSTKFAFFTGYLVSNAQWWGFLAVFLTYLIFCLPAIFIMLLTMKYIQKFKTNTYIKNALIIIKPIVAGIMISLALQLFISIFAPEIFFNQSNKSSYAGLSTSLNYFVGYRNIILKIYILTGIPASYFLVKKKFSLFLIILINVVISLILFAIPYA
- a CDS encoding APC family permease, which produces MKNHKKIGLLLSMMMIIGSVVGIGIFFKNGSVSKAVDGDGISWLLAWVLGGLISIAAAINFAEIGSFSNSKFIGLSNWVYKVTRKKELGYHVSISYAIFYWGILNTVIGIFASEALFYFFVSIHVVDKDSIKIWMHVIVGLSFTVFFMMLNILSARMSGHFQFMITIIKFVPLIVALFLGILFTNTFNNGGSNGFLKNAFTIKGIIVALPAVLFAYDAFLVSGSVSEKTKNPTKTLPKAILFGMILIVVLYSLIAVSSILHSKGEIFELIIDVLPKEFSSKIVAIVMFFIFISALGVTNGISSAFTNEVLVLVKNKMLFGSAYLLKRFKENSVFIFYLSIIEIFYFLVLIVPGIVLETDILFDAVSNYPTVIFFMIYGGTIFMYTIKRNQIHETKKINGILFYVAAAISVTGILFMELAYLFFQIQNLFTDNINPSSWGVFWAGKANKLISNWVPILLYSVSVLFFFTIPVLNLLLEKIFFKRDILRELNEQTENQVEY
- the hpt gene encoding hypoxanthine phosphoribosyltransferase; protein product: MKKHPMIKEILYSQEFIEEKILECSNWVNETYKDSKDLIIVALLKGSIPFLAQLIKTVEVDHSIDFITASSYAGSHATSGSVKIIMDLAQDIEGKDVLIVEDIIDSGITLDKIKNMLLSRKPKSFKILTLMDKPHNRKTALKADYSGFLVEDKFLVGFGLDYKEKLRNLPYIGVFDEKFLK
- the greA gene encoding transcription elongation factor GreA, coding for MSDTNNKRIILSQEKFNEYKKEYDRLINFERPAVQEALKEARAQGDLSENAEYDAAREKQGIVEGRIRELEAILDQADIISSNANKTDETISINSRVEFHNLERNTIETIQITGSHDSDPFEGKISTQSPLAIAMLGKVAGEEVEVEAQKKFMIKILKVEHL